One window from the genome of Pempheris klunzingeri isolate RE-2024b chromosome 7, fPemKlu1.hap1, whole genome shotgun sequence encodes:
- the morc2 gene encoding ATPase MORC2 isoform X1, which yields MAYSNYSNLSRAQLTFEYLHTNSTTHEFLFGALAELVDNSRDANATRIDIYTEKRPELRGGYMLCFLDDGIGMDPNEATHVIQFGKSNKRSPESTQIGQYGNGLKSGSMRMGKDFILFTKKGDTLTCLFLSRTFHEEEGLDEVIVPLPSWDLKTKEPLTSDPEKYAIETELIFKYSPFKNEEQLMEQFNKIESSSGTLVIIYNLKLMDNREPELDVETDHQDILMAGTLVEGVKPERRSFRAYAAVLYIDPRMRIFIQGHKVRTKRLSCCLYKPRVYKYSSTRFKTRAEQEVKKADHLAKIAEEKAREAESKRVALEARLGEDLSKDSRAILRKVQDSAMMLRQDADMKKRILEAKQKALKEPKELNFIFGVNIEQRDLDGMFVYNCSRLIKMYEKTGPQLEGGMACGGVVGVVDVPYLVLEPTHNKQDFADAKEYRHLLKSMGEHLAQYWKDTNIAQKGIVKFWDEFGYLSASWSAPPSSEQRYKRRRAMEIPLTIQCDKCLKWRTLPFQMDAVDRRYPDSWVCLMNPDSKQDRCDAPEQKQNLPCGVLKKDKQTAEDKQKELAEKIKQQQEKLDSLQKTSTIKSAADVKKLPLEVSMKPTESPAQATRSSERATTRPRSPPLPAHLKNAQSTPPSRAAPQRPTRTPAPPPSKVEPSRSRAAAKPSPSAAKPVPRATAKTPPPSRSSRTPAKASSAKPAAAGQRKRIVEQEDSEQEEEEEEEEEEEEEDNDSEESEEEPQTKKSKMAAAAGNRGKVVEKTLPPKRGKLDEVNTHSQPEKKGVSTPTRQNPTTPSSVPKSTKAKASEKSSHQEPENDTKNAQKDKGLLVEVRVNKEWYTGKVIAVEANKQSVRWKVKFDYVPRSTPKDRWVFKGSDDVRLMRPPSPNSQTPDTQQETEKGPAPMEPDTTQPGTSREVTDSLVTMLRTMLRYFFPPAFRIPKDDVNSMTAEELVAFPLKEYFQQYESGLQSLCNSYQSRADARAKAVEEKSNSTEVKLREADEKLQKLRTNIVALLQKVQEDIDINTDDELDAYIEDLLTKGD from the exons ATGGCCTACTCCAACTACAGCAACCTGAGCAGGGCTCAGCTCACCTTTGAGTACCTGCACACAAATTC GACAACCCACGAGTTCTTATTTGGAGCCTTGGCAGAGCTTGTGGACAATTCCAG AGATGCCAATGCTACACGAATAGACATTTACACAG aaaaaagGCCAGAGCTGCGGGGCGGCTACATGCTCTGTTTTCTGGATGACGGTATCGGAATGGACCCTA ATGAGGCAACCCACGTAATCCAGTTTGGAAAGTCAAACAAACGGTCCCCTGAGTCCACTCAGATCGGCCAGTATGGAAACGGGCTGAAATC CGGCTCTATGCGTATGGGGAAGGACTTCATCTTGTTCACAAAAAAGGGCGACACGCTGACTTGCCTTTTCCTGTCAAGGACTTTCCACGAAGAGGAGGGACTAGATGAG GTGATAGTGCCCCTCCCCTCCTGGGATCTAAAGACCAAAGAGCCGCTGACATCTGACCCAGAGAAGTATGCCATAGAGACTGAACTGATCTTCAAATACTCACCTTTTAAAAATGAGgagcagctgatggagcagTTCAACAAAATAGAAAGCAGTAGTG gGACTCTTGTGATCATCTATAATCTGAAGCTGATGGACAACCGAGAACCAGAGCTGGATGTAGAGACAGATCACCAGGACATACTGATGGCTGGGACTCTAGTTGAAGGAGT gaAGCCAGAGAGGAGGTCGTTCAGGGCGTACGCTGCTGTTTTGTACATCGACCCGCGCATGAGGATTTTCATCCAGGGACATAAAGTCCGGACCAAGAGGCTGTCCTGCTGTCTATATAAACCAAG GGTTTATAAATATTCATCAACCCGTTTCAAAACTCGTGCCGAGCAAGAGGTGAAGAAAGCAGACCACCTTGCTAAAATTG cGGAAGAGAAAGCCAGAGAGGCGGAGAGTAAGCGTGTGGCTTTGGAGGCCAGATTAGGAGAGGACCTGTCAAAGGATTCACGG GCAATTCTCAGAAAGGTTCAAGATTCAGCCATGATGCTTCGACAGGATGCTGACATGAAGAAAAGGATTCTCGAAGCCAAACAGAA AGCATTAAAGGAGCCCAAGGAGTTGAATTTTATATTTGGCGTGAACATTGAACAGAGGGATCTGGATGGGATGTTTGTATACAACTGCTCTCGTCTCATCAAGATGTACGAGAAGACGGGGCCCCAGCTGGAGGGAGGCAT ggccTGTGGGGGTGTGGTTGGAGTAGTGGATGTCCCATATTTAGTTCTAGAGCCTACTCACAACAAACAGGACTTCGCAGATGCTAAAGAATATCGACATTTGCTGAAATCCATGGGGGAACATTTAGCTCAATACTGGAAGGACACTAACATTG CTCAGAAAGGCATAGTGAAGTTCTGGGATGAGTTTGGATATCTGTCTGCCAGCTGGTCTGCACCTCCGTCATCAGAGCAGAGATACAAGAGACGTCGCGCCATGGAGATACCGCTAACTATTCAGTGTG ATAAATGTTTAAAGTGGCGAACGCTGCCTTTCCAGATGGATGCTGTGGACAGACGCTACCCAGACAGTTGGGTGTGTCTCATGAACCCCGACAGTAAAcaagacag GTGTGACGCTcctgagcagaaacagaatTTGCCGTGTGGTGTTCTGAAGAAAGACAAGCAGACAGctgaagacaaacagaaagaactggcagagaaaatcaaacagcagcaggagaaactaGACTCCTTGCAG AAAACCAGCACCATCAAATCTGCAGCAGATGTAAAAAAGCTACCACTGGAGGTCAGCATGAAACCAACGGAGAGCCCCGCTCAG GCTACAAGGTCTTCTGAAAGGGCCACCACACGCCCCCGTTCGCCACCTCTCCCAGCTCACCTCAAAAATGCCCAGAGCACCCCTCCATCTCGTGCTGCTCCTCAGCGCCCCACCCGAACACCCGCCCCACCGCCATCCAAAGTCGAACCATCCAGGTCCAGAGCTGCAGCAAAACCCTCTCCATCAGCAGCAAAGCCTGTTCCCAGAGCTACTGCCAAAACACCCCCACCAAGCCGCAGCTCACGG ACACCTGCCAAAGCATCATCAGCCAAACCAGCAGCTGCTGGACAACGCAAGAGAATCGTAGAGCAGGAGGAcagtgagcaggaggaggaggaagaggaggaagaagaagaagaggaggaagacaacgACAGCgaggagagtgaggaagaaCCACAGACCAaaaaatccaagatggcggcCGCAGCTGGTAACCGTGGGAAAGTGGTTGAGAAGACCCTACCTCCCAAACGTGGCAAGCTGGACGAG gttaacacacactcacagcctgaGAAGAAAGGGGTTTCTACTCCTACACGACAGAACCCAACCACACCAAGCTCTGTTCCTAAATCCACCAAAGCAAAG GCGTCTGAGAAGTCCTCACACCAGGAACCAGAGAATGACACTAAAAATGCGCAGAAAG acaaGGGTCTGCTGGTTGAAGTACGTGTCAACAAGGAGTGGTACACAGGCAAAGTCATTGCTGTGGAGGCGAATAAACAGAGTGTTCGCTGGAAGGTCAAGTTTGACTATGTACCTAGATCCACCCCCAAAGACCGATG ggTGTTCAAAGGTAGCGATGATGTACGGTTGATGCGGCCACCGTCTCCAAACTCTCAGACACCCGACACCCAacaggagacagagaagggGCCGGCGCCCATGGAGCCAGACACTACTCAACCAGGAACCAGTCGAGAGGTGACCGATAGTCTGGTCACCATGTTGAG GACAATGCTGCGTTACTTCTTCCCTCCCGCTTTTCGGATTCCAAAGGACGACGTTAACAGCATGACAGCTGAGGAGTTGGTGGCCTTTCCTTTG AAAGAGTATTTCCAGCAATATGAATCAGGTCTCCAGTCGTTGTGTAACTCGTACCAGAGCAGAGCTGACGCCAGGGCCAAAGCTGTGGAAGAGAAGAGCAACAGCACCGAAGTCAAACTGAGGGAGGCCGACGAGAAACTACAGAAACTACGAACAAACATTGTGGCGCTTCTGCAAAAAGTACAAGAG GACATTGACATAAACACTGATGACGAGCTTGATGCCTACATAGAAGACCTCCTCACTAAGGGTGACTAA